A part of Capsicum annuum cultivar UCD-10X-F1 chromosome 6, UCD10Xv1.1, whole genome shotgun sequence genomic DNA contains:
- the LOC107876112 gene encoding aquaporin TIP2-1, whose protein sequence is MPCIALGRFDDSISWGSIKAYVAEFISTLLFVFAGVGSAIAYNKLTANAALDPAGLIAIAICHGLALFVAVSIGANISGGHVNPAVTFGLALGGQITILTGLFYWIAQLLGAIVACYLLKFVTGGLAVPIHSVAAGVGTAEGVVLEIITTFALVYTVYATAADPKKGSLGTIAPIAIGFIVGANILAAGPFSGGSMNPARSFGPAVASGSFAGNWIYWVGPLVGGGLAGLVYSNVYMNNDHVPLSSDF, encoded by the exons ATGCCTTGTATAGCTTTGGGACGTTTTGATGATTCAATTAGTTGGGGGTCTATTAAGGCCTATGTTGCTGAATTTATCTCCACCTTGCTTTTCGTCTTCGCTGGAGTTGGCTCTGCCATTGCTTACA ACAAGTTGACAGCTAATGCGGCTCTTGATCCCGCTGGTCTAATAGCGATCGCAATTTGCCATGGATTGGCTCTCTTTGTGGCTGTTTCTATCGGGGCTAACATATCCGGTGGTCATGTTAACCCTGCTGTTACTTTTGGTTTAGCTCTTGGCGGCCAAATCACCATCCTTACCGGACTGTTCTACTGGATTGCTCAACTTTTGGGAGCCATTGTTGCTTGCTACCTCCTCAAATTTGTCACCGGAGGACTG GCTGTTCCAATCCACAGCGTGGCAGCTGGTGTAGGAACTGCTGAAGGAGTTGTATTGGAAATCATCACCACATTTGCATTGGTGTATACTGTGTACGCCACAGCAGCTGATCCCAAGAAGGGATCATTGGGTACAATTGCACCCATTGCCATTGGTTTCATTGTTGGTGCCAACATCTTGGCTGCGGGCCCATTCTCGGGTGGTTCAATGAACCCAGCCCGTTCTTTTGGACCTGCAGTGGCCAGTGGCAGCTTCGCTGGCAATTGGATTTACTGGGTTGGACCACTCGTTGGTGGTGGTCTGGCTGGTCTAGTCTACAGTAACGTGTACATGAACAACGATCATGTCCCTCTCTCTAgcgatttttaa